The following are encoded in a window of Clostridia bacterium genomic DNA:
- the hemB gene encoding porphobilinogen synthase has translation MAVSFSSPGFPYRRQRRLRQNPVLRQMVRETELNRNDLIYPLFVTYGQDKVEPVPSLPGISRYSVDRLLPEAEKLVELGIPAVILFGIPENKDFVGSGAWDPQGPVPRAVRALKQHFPQLVVICDVCLCEYTSHGHCGLPDEGGGRIANDPSLELLARAALCYAEAGADLVAPSDMMDGRVRAIREKLDANGFTQVAIMAYSAKYASSFYGPFREAAGSAPAFGDRRSYQMDPPNRREALLEAALDWQEGADIIMVKPALAYLDVVKEIKQQFPCPVATYNVSGEYAMVKAAAARGWLDERAVVLEMLTAMKRAGADLILTYYAPDVARWLAEA, from the coding sequence GTGCGGGAAACAGAGCTCAATCGAAATGATCTCATTTATCCTTTGTTTGTAACCTACGGGCAGGATAAGGTCGAACCGGTGCCCTCGTTGCCGGGCATAAGCCGGTATTCGGTGGATCGATTGCTACCGGAGGCCGAGAAATTAGTGGAGCTGGGGATCCCTGCGGTAATCCTGTTTGGCATCCCCGAAAACAAGGATTTTGTCGGTTCTGGGGCTTGGGATCCCCAGGGGCCGGTACCTAGGGCGGTGCGGGCACTCAAGCAGCATTTTCCCCAGCTGGTGGTGATCTGCGATGTCTGCCTGTGCGAATATACCAGCCATGGGCACTGCGGTTTACCGGATGAAGGCGGCGGAAGAATTGCCAATGACCCTAGCCTGGAACTATTGGCTCGGGCTGCTCTCTGCTATGCGGAAGCTGGGGCCGACTTGGTGGCACCATCGGATATGATGGACGGTCGGGTGCGGGCCATCCGGGAAAAACTGGATGCCAACGGCTTTACCCAAGTGGCCATCATGGCTTATAGCGCCAAGTATGCCTCCTCCTTTTACGGGCCGTTTCGAGAAGCAGCTGGTTCTGCCCCCGCCTTTGGCGACCGCAGGAGCTACCAGATGGATCCGCCCAACCGGCGCGAGGCCCTGCTGGAGGCAGCCTTAGATTGGCAGGAGGGCGCCGATATCATTATGGTAAAGCCGGCTTTGGCCTATCTGGACGTGGTAAAAGAGATTAAGCAGCAGTTCCCCTGCCCGGTGGCTACCTATAATGTCAGCGGGGAATACGCCATGGTCAAAGCGGCAGCCGCCAGGGGCTGGCTGGACGAACGGGCGGTGGTTTTGGAAATGCTCACCGCCATGAAACGGGCCGGCGCGGACCTGATATTGACCTATTACGCTCCCGATGTGGCCCGATGGCTAGCTGAGGCCTAG